Genomic segment of Anaerobacillus alkaliphilus:
ACGTTAATTTTGATAGCTTTGTTTCAAGGTATTCTTTTGTAGATCATTTTTGGGGCAGTATTCTTTTAAAGCTCATCATGACCTTACCTTTAATTTTGGTGTTGCTTTTATTATAAAAGTCTAAAAAAACAGCATACTTTTCATAAGGAGTTTTACGTATTAAAGCTAGTGAAATTAGATCTTTGGGAATTAAGGATAAAAGAGTTATATGCAAACTTAGGCAGTACACTAATAAAGAAATTAGGTTTACTTCAGTAAAATAAGGTATATTATATTTGTTGAATAGATTTTCTTTAAAGACAAGAAAAGTAGGTGAACAAAGTGGGAAAATATCAATTGGATGCAAAAGGTAAGGTAGCTGTGAGAAAGTTTCATGAAAAACAGAAGCCTGCCAAAATTGATAAAAAGCAGCAACTTGAAAAATTACGTGCGGAGTATTTGAAAAAGAAACAAGAACAAACAGATAAATAATAGGAATGAAAACATAGGAAGATACTCCCTATGTTTTTCTTATTCGAAGTTGAAAATAAGACTAACTCAAATTTGAGTTAATCTCAATACGGCGTAATTGGACCATAGATAGTAGTCCTAAGATCGGTCCAATGCTTAGAAACGCAAATACCCATTCCCAGCCAACGATTGACTGGACAAAAGGCAGTGCTTGGATGGTAATAATCGTAATCGCAAAACCAATACACATTTGAAAGGTTAATGCTGTTCCTACATAATCGACATTGGCAAACTCTGATACAGCTGCGGAAAACTGAGCAGAGTCAGCGATGACAAACATTCCCCAAATAAAAGCAACCCCAAACGTTAACCAAATCATTTTTCCAAATGTAAGACCAATTAGAATAGCGCATAAACTACTGCCAGCTAATGATATGATTGTAAGTCGCGCGCGACCTATTTTATCAGCAACATAACCTCCAACCACCGAACCGATGGCTCCAGCCACCCCGATTGTTAGAAATGAAGCTAAGGCACTGAACCAAAGAGTAGCTTCTGGCGAATAAGCAAGAAAGCTAGCGGTTAGAAATGCAGGTAACCACGTCCACATCGCATATAGCTCCCACATATGTCCGAAGTATCCGTAATTGGCTAGCATGACTGGTCTATTAGCAATAACTTTCTTAAGTAAGTGAAAAGAAAAAACAGTGGGCTTCACTATAGTAGGGGCGTCGGTAACAAAAAGGTACATGATAAGTGACGCAAAAAGTGCTAGAAATGAAGTTACAATAATTATGAATTGCCAGCTAACAGCAGTTAGAAAAACGACAACGAAATGTGGCAATGCTGAGCCTAGTGTAAGGGCTGCGATTAAAATGCCAATCGCTAAGCCACGGTTTTTCGGAAACCATTGGGCAAGAATTTTTACTGCTATAGGATACACAAAGGCGAGGGTGACGCCTGTTAAAAACCGCAGCGAAATTCCGACGAAAGCTGTTTCGGCAACCAAGATCAGACTGTTGATGATAGCTCCTAGTAAGGCAGCGATAGCGAAAATTTTCCTAGCATTATAGCGATCGGCCATACCAA
This window contains:
- a CDS encoding MFS transporter, with translation MKQTRWTALVLIAISQLFALSLWFSASVIIPELKLIWNLNGMTEAFISSSVPLGFIIGALFSSYFGMADRYNARKIFAIAALLGAIINSLILVAETAFVGISLRFLTGVTLAFVYPIAVKILAQWFPKNRGLAIGILIAALTLGSALPHFVVVFLTAVSWQFIIIVTSFLALFASLIMYLFVTDAPTIVKPTVFSFHLLKKVIANRPVMLANYGYFGHMWELYAMWTWLPAFLTASFLAYSPEATLWFSALASFLTIGVAGAIGSVVGGYVADKIGRARLTIISLAGSSLCAILIGLTFGKMIWLTFGVAFIWGMFVIADSAQFSAAVSEFANVDYVGTALTFQMCIGFAITIITIQALPFVQSIVGWEWVFAFLSIGPILGLLSMVQLRRIEINSNLS